The Amblyomma americanum isolate KBUSLIRL-KWMA chromosome 3, ASM5285725v1, whole genome shotgun sequence genome window below encodes:
- the LOC144125444 gene encoding uncharacterized protein LOC144125444 has protein sequence MTSQLRRMSYCRSSEEVMNSAKSWMQKEGSNSRCQPLYCWPEPGGWPARSCSYRDSVRSSLHDEEMVGLRCEWERKTDRKFLQNQMRIQQERQQEQADRQLHNRRSRLMQVLESEKKMLEGKLTALNLADKSTRHRQCCNTKEKDPKLPKLASVN, from the exons ATGACTAGTCAGTTGCGCAGGATGAGCTACTGCAGGTCCTCTGAAGAGGTGATGAACTCGGCAAAGAGTTGGATGCAAAAGGAG GGCAGCAACAGCAGATGCCAGCCACTGTACTGCTGGCCCGAACCGGGAGGGTGGCCAGCACGGAGCTGCAGTTACCGCGACTCGGTGCGCTCGTCGCTTCACGACGAGGAGATGGTGGGCCTGCGCTGCGAGTGGGAACGCAAGACAGACAGGAAGTTCCTCCAGAACCAGATGCGCATACAGCAAGAGCGCCAGCAGGAGCAAGCCGACAGGCAGCTACACAACAGGCGCAGTAG GCTGATGCAAGTCCTGGAGAGTGAAAAGAAGATGCTTGAAGGAAAGCTTACTGCACTCAACTTGGCCGATAAATCTACCAGGCATCGGCAGTGTTGCAATACCAAGGAAAAGGATCCAAAGCTTCCAAAACTAGCCAGTGTGAATTAG